The following proteins are encoded in a genomic region of Chloracidobacterium sp.:
- a CDS encoding acyl-CoA carboxylase subunit beta: protein MTKIEELTARSRAAEMGGGEARLDKQRSSGKLTARERINLFLDEGTFEEFDKFVRHRATDFGLDKQVFDGDGVVTGHGLVDGREVFVFAQDFTVFGGSLSETHAQKICKIMDLAMKTGVPVIGLNDSGGARIQEGVVSLAGYADIFLRNTLASGVVPQISCILGPCAGGAVYSPAITDFNVMVKDTSYMFITGPDVIKTVTHEDVTKDELGGAMTHNARSGVAHFAADSDEHALRITRELLSFIPSNNMDDPPFVPTDDPSERTDDSLNTLIPESPNQPYDIRDVVTKVVDDAYFFEVQEHFAPNIVVGFARLGGSSVGIVANQPAFLAGVLDIDASVKAARFVRFCDCFNIPLITFEDVPGFLPGINQEHQGIIRNGAKLLFAFAEATVPKLTVITRKAYGGAYCVMASKHIRTDVNFAYPTAEIAVMGAEGAVGVLYKKELLDTTDPIGTRDRIIKEFTDKFANPYVAAERGYIDEVIEPKYTRPKLIRALSLLRNKRDSNPPKKHGNIPL from the coding sequence ATGACCAAGATAGAAGAGCTGACTGCACGTTCGCGGGCCGCTGAAATGGGAGGCGGTGAGGCCCGCCTTGATAAGCAGCGTTCATCGGGCAAACTTACCGCACGCGAGCGGATCAACCTGTTCCTCGACGAAGGAACGTTCGAAGAGTTCGATAAATTCGTTCGCCATCGTGCAACCGATTTCGGACTCGATAAACAGGTATTTGACGGCGATGGGGTCGTAACGGGCCATGGGCTGGTGGACGGCCGCGAGGTATTCGTTTTCGCTCAGGACTTTACGGTATTCGGCGGCTCGCTTTCCGAAACGCATGCGCAGAAGATCTGCAAGATAATGGATCTCGCAATGAAAACAGGCGTTCCCGTTATCGGCCTGAACGATTCCGGCGGTGCCCGTATCCAAGAAGGTGTCGTTAGCCTTGCGGGCTATGCGGATATTTTCCTGCGGAATACGCTCGCAAGCGGCGTCGTTCCGCAGATCAGCTGTATTCTCGGCCCTTGTGCAGGCGGTGCTGTTTATAGTCCGGCGATCACGGATTTCAACGTAATGGTCAAGGATACGTCCTATATGTTCATCACGGGGCCGGACGTGATAAAGACCGTAACGCATGAGGATGTTACAAAGGATGAGCTCGGCGGAGCAATGACGCATAACGCCCGATCCGGCGTAGCTCACTTTGCAGCAGATTCCGACGAACACGCATTGCGGATCACCCGCGAGTTACTCTCGTTCATTCCGTCCAACAATATGGACGATCCGCCGTTCGTTCCGACGGATGATCCGTCAGAGCGTACCGATGACTCTTTGAACACGCTTATACCGGAATCGCCCAATCAGCCGTACGACATCCGCGATGTCGTGACAAAAGTCGTCGATGACGCTTATTTCTTTGAGGTTCAAGAGCATTTCGCACCGAATATCGTTGTCGGCTTCGCAAGACTCGGCGGATCTTCGGTCGGAATTGTTGCAAATCAGCCGGCGTTCCTCGCAGGTGTACTCGACATCGATGCATCGGTCAAGGCGGCTCGATTCGTGCGCTTTTGTGACTGTTTCAATATTCCGCTGATAACCTTTGAGGATGTTCCGGGCTTTCTTCCGGGGATCAATCAGGAGCATCAAGGCATCATTCGCAACGGTGCAAAGCTGCTGTTCGCCTTTGCCGAAGCGACGGTTCCAAAGCTGACCGTCATCACACGAAAGGCTTACGGCGGAGCTTATTGCGTGATGGCGTCGAAGCACATTCGCACCGATGTGAATTTCGCGTATCCTACCGCCGAGATCGCCGTGATGGGAGCTGAAGGCGCAGTTGGCGTTCTGTATAAAAAGGAGCTGCTCGACACCACCGATCCGATCGGCACACGCGACCGTATTATCAAAGAATTTACCGATAAGTTCGCCAATCCGTATGTCGCCGCCGAGCGCGGCTACATCGACGAGGTAATTGAACCGAAATATACAAGACCGAAATTGATCCGGGCACTTTCACTCCTGCGAAATAAACGCGACAGTAATCCGCCCAAGAAGCACGGCAACATACCGCTTTGA